One genomic window of Corallococcus caeni includes the following:
- a CDS encoding methyl-accepting chemotaxis protein, protein MTLSLAARLTAALTAVVIALTLLTVTLMGLSLRSRVESEMASALTRDATRWQALKEQELRVLAELGHVAVANPAFARAFSRGRAEAAALLNEQRAVLGVDLLMLVGVDGTVIASTGEEDLPGLPKVVRQQGQVLLPATGAPLLAVAQPLQANGAPVGSLVLGAELGSEELKRLGEGSEHLESLLHVGPRLVAQWLHAVQAPALLGASHEADGAEVDVGGASLHVARVQVGEGLELVMARGAQAEWARMRSTLMAVLGLGLLVALLAGGGVFLLVRRMMAPLGALTAAAARVVAEGDFSGTLDIHSHDEIGQLATSFREMMARLRAVLLALKNSAQELEATALELANSASDQNLAVTRQAAALHQTQIAARQLQESSRAAAQRATGVLREAEKAGAVGQAGESAVAGSVGGLTHIRSQVERISNTVSELRQRTRQVGDITGTVKDLADQSNVLALNAAIEAARSGEAGRAFAVVARQMRSLADQSATATARVQSILGDIGRAISEAVQTSEGGTREVEGGLDQARAAGESLRALAAVIQNNSVSVKSIADMVSQQDAGIAELFAALSDLTRLADETVERVATSAVAAARLTTASHEVSNIVAQYRL, encoded by the coding sequence ATGACGCTCAGTCTTGCCGCACGCCTGACCGCGGCCCTCACCGCCGTCGTTATCGCCCTCACGCTGCTCACCGTGACGTTGATGGGGCTGTCCCTGCGCTCGCGCGTGGAGTCCGAGATGGCCTCCGCCCTGACGCGGGATGCGACCCGCTGGCAGGCGCTGAAGGAGCAGGAGCTGCGGGTCCTGGCGGAGCTGGGGCACGTGGCGGTGGCCAACCCCGCGTTCGCGCGGGCCTTCTCCCGGGGGCGCGCGGAGGCGGCCGCCCTGCTGAACGAACAGCGCGCGGTGCTGGGCGTGGACCTGCTGATGCTGGTGGGCGTGGACGGGACGGTGATCGCGTCCACGGGCGAGGAGGACCTGCCGGGCCTTCCGAAGGTGGTGCGCCAGCAGGGGCAGGTGCTGCTGCCGGCCACGGGCGCGCCGCTGCTCGCGGTGGCGCAGCCGCTCCAGGCCAACGGCGCGCCGGTGGGCTCCCTGGTGCTGGGGGCGGAGCTGGGCTCGGAGGAGCTGAAGCGGCTGGGCGAGGGGAGCGAGCACCTGGAGTCGCTGCTGCACGTGGGACCCCGGTTGGTGGCGCAGTGGCTGCACGCGGTCCAGGCGCCCGCGCTGCTGGGGGCGAGCCATGAGGCGGACGGCGCCGAGGTGGACGTGGGCGGCGCGTCGCTGCACGTGGCGCGGGTGCAGGTGGGGGAGGGGCTGGAGCTGGTGATGGCGCGCGGCGCCCAGGCGGAGTGGGCGCGCATGCGGAGCACGCTGATGGCGGTGCTGGGGCTGGGGCTGCTCGTGGCGCTGCTGGCGGGCGGGGGTGTCTTCCTGCTGGTGCGGCGCATGATGGCGCCGCTGGGCGCGCTGACGGCGGCGGCGGCGCGGGTGGTGGCCGAGGGCGACTTCAGCGGCACGCTGGACATCCACTCGCACGATGAGATTGGCCAACTGGCCACGTCCTTCCGGGAGATGATGGCGCGGCTGCGCGCGGTGCTGCTGGCGCTGAAGAACTCCGCGCAGGAGCTGGAGGCGACGGCGCTGGAGCTGGCGAACTCCGCGTCGGACCAGAACCTCGCGGTGACGCGGCAGGCGGCGGCGCTGCACCAGACGCAGATCGCCGCGCGGCAGCTTCAGGAGAGCTCGCGCGCGGCGGCGCAGCGGGCGACGGGCGTGCTGCGCGAGGCGGAGAAGGCGGGCGCGGTGGGGCAGGCGGGCGAGTCCGCGGTGGCGGGCAGCGTGGGTGGGCTCACGCACATCCGTTCGCAGGTGGAGCGCATCTCCAACACGGTGTCGGAGCTGCGGCAGCGCACGCGGCAGGTGGGCGACATCACCGGCACGGTGAAGGACCTGGCGGACCAGTCCAACGTGCTGGCGCTGAACGCGGCCATCGAGGCCGCGCGCAGCGGCGAGGCGGGCCGGGCGTTCGCGGTGGTGGCCCGGCAGATGCGGTCGTTGGCGGACCAGTCCGCGACGGCCACGGCGCGCGTGCAGTCCATCCTGGGCGACATCGGCCGCGCCATCTCCGAGGCGGTGCAGACGAGCGAGGGCGGCACGCGCGAGGTGGAGGGCGGCCTGGACCAGGCGCGCGCGGCGGGTGAGAGCCTGCGCGCGCTGGCCGCGGTCATCCAGAACAACAGCGTGTCCGTGAAGAGCATCGCGGACATGGTGAGCCAGCAGGACGCGGGCATCGCGGAGCTGTTCGCCGCGCTCAGCGACCTGACGCGGCTGGCGGACGAGACGGTGGAGCGCGTGGCCACGAGCGCCGTGGCCGCCGCGCGCCTCACCACCGCGTCCCACGAGGTCAGCAACATCGTGGCGCAGTACCGCCTGTGA
- a CDS encoding SDR family NAD(P)-dependent oxidoreductase, whose product MASETTKTVVVTGASRGIGRAVSLAFAREGYDVWALARSAESLEALRKEGGERIRTLTVDVADESALLAACKTVLAAGTPRVLVNNAGITVSAPLTKTSTADLAKVMAVNVTAPFLLCRELMPAMASAGGGRVINIGSITATRGAKYTSAYCASKHALLGLTRALSVEYARKNVTVNIVNPGWVETDMFAGATAAITKTTGRSEEQAREALAGMSAMGRIIQPEEVAAMCLFLASEAAAPITGAAYAIDGGEAA is encoded by the coding sequence ATGGCAAGCGAGACGACGAAGACCGTGGTGGTGACGGGCGCCAGCCGGGGCATTGGCCGCGCGGTGTCCCTGGCGTTCGCGCGCGAGGGCTATGACGTCTGGGCGCTGGCGCGCTCGGCGGAGTCGCTGGAGGCGCTGCGCAAGGAAGGCGGAGAGCGCATCCGCACGCTCACGGTGGACGTGGCGGATGAGTCCGCGCTGCTCGCCGCGTGCAAGACCGTCCTGGCGGCGGGCACGCCCCGGGTGCTGGTGAACAACGCGGGCATCACCGTGTCCGCGCCGCTGACAAAGACGTCCACGGCGGACCTGGCGAAGGTGATGGCGGTGAACGTGACGGCGCCCTTCCTCCTGTGCCGCGAGCTGATGCCCGCCATGGCCTCCGCGGGCGGCGGGAGGGTCATCAACATCGGCTCCATCACGGCGACGCGCGGGGCGAAGTACACGTCCGCGTACTGCGCGTCGAAGCACGCGCTGCTGGGGCTGACGCGCGCGCTGTCGGTGGAGTACGCGCGCAAGAACGTCACCGTGAATATCGTGAACCCGGGCTGGGTGGAGACGGACATGTTCGCGGGCGCGACGGCCGCCATCACCAAGACGACGGGCCGCAGCGAGGAGCAGGCCCGCGAGGCCCTGGCCGGGATGAGCGCCATGGGCCGCATCATCCAGCCGGAGGAGGTGGCCGCGATGTGCCTCTTCCTCGCGTCGGAGGCGGCGGCGCCCATCACCGGCGCGGCCTACGCCATCGACGGTGGCGAGGCGGCGTAG
- a CDS encoding DUF1028 domain-containing protein, protein MKTFKRGLLALCCMMFASTSAIAAAPNGINPRILGTRAIVACDAVEKSCGVASISFPAGISGLVPYGRPDVAVASMFYPSVDDAEAVIARTDAGDTAQAAIDYVFTVDPYADYRQLAAVKLNPDGTITVGQQTGAESASQRCAVKGATFVVQANNQTTATICAAMATGFQQATGSLPQRLLASLKAGAKVGGDNNGERSGVIRVWSSENDAVFYTKVLADAVVHSSRNALRELDVEMNRYQAGVAAPYASDLIPLDKETTKVVKRVLHKLGYYDGRMDGTWNDAAEQALYDFNWNNLFFLKPTVGVDGQRKIDGPLVNFLRDADVEALAPAKH, encoded by the coding sequence ATGAAGACCTTCAAGCGTGGCCTGCTGGCCCTCTGCTGCATGATGTTCGCGTCCACGTCCGCCATCGCCGCGGCGCCCAACGGCATCAACCCGCGCATCCTGGGCACGCGCGCCATCGTCGCGTGCGACGCGGTGGAGAAGTCCTGCGGCGTGGCCAGCATCTCCTTCCCCGCGGGCATCAGCGGTCTGGTGCCCTACGGCCGTCCGGACGTGGCGGTAGCCTCCATGTTCTACCCGTCGGTGGATGACGCCGAGGCGGTCATCGCCCGCACCGACGCGGGCGACACGGCCCAGGCCGCCATCGACTACGTGTTCACCGTGGATCCGTACGCGGACTACCGGCAGCTCGCCGCGGTGAAGCTCAACCCCGATGGCACCATCACGGTGGGCCAGCAGACCGGCGCGGAGAGCGCCTCACAGCGCTGCGCGGTGAAGGGCGCCACCTTCGTGGTGCAGGCCAACAACCAGACCACCGCCACCATCTGCGCCGCCATGGCGACGGGCTTCCAGCAGGCCACGGGGAGCCTGCCGCAGCGGCTGCTCGCGTCGCTCAAGGCGGGGGCCAAGGTGGGCGGCGACAACAACGGCGAGCGCTCCGGCGTCATCCGCGTCTGGAGCTCGGAGAACGACGCGGTCTTCTACACGAAGGTGCTCGCGGACGCCGTCGTGCACAGCAGCCGGAACGCGCTGCGGGAGCTGGACGTGGAGATGAACCGCTACCAGGCGGGCGTCGCCGCGCCGTACGCGTCGGACCTCATCCCGCTGGACAAGGAGACCACGAAGGTCGTGAAGCGCGTGCTGCACAAGCTCGGGTACTACGACGGCCGCATGGACGGGACCTGGAACGACGCTGCCGAGCAGGCGCTGTATGACTTCAACTGGAACAACCTCTTCTTCCTCAAGCCCACCGTGGGGGTGGACGGTCAGCGGAAGATCGACGGTCCGCTGGTCAACTTCCTGCGCGACGCGGACGTGGAAGCGCTCGCCCCCGCGAAGCACTGA
- a CDS encoding peroxiredoxin family protein has product MASTKIPLTLLDPDGGWVNAPVHVSELDGLPVLLHFWTMDCADCAAQFEAVNQWIVDYGPKGLKVIGVDVTHSETELRDTNKVEGFAREHGLRYPIAMDDGSMAKAYGVDKHPAFLLFGTDGRLKNRIGGKDALRRMRAELKKLPGQEPPALHGEVSREQEDQVAASNP; this is encoded by the coding sequence ATGGCCTCGACGAAAATCCCGCTCACGCTCCTGGACCCGGATGGAGGGTGGGTGAACGCCCCCGTCCACGTCTCGGAGCTCGATGGACTGCCCGTCCTCTTGCATTTCTGGACCATGGACTGCGCGGACTGTGCCGCGCAGTTCGAAGCCGTGAACCAGTGGATCGTCGACTACGGGCCCAAGGGCCTGAAGGTCATTGGCGTGGACGTCACCCACTCCGAGACGGAGCTGCGGGACACCAACAAGGTGGAGGGCTTCGCGCGCGAGCACGGCCTGCGCTACCCCATCGCCATGGATGACGGCTCCATGGCCAAGGCCTACGGCGTGGACAAGCACCCCGCCTTCCTCCTCTTCGGCACGGATGGGCGGCTGAAGAACCGCATTGGCGGCAAGGACGCCCTGCGCCGCATGCGCGCGGAGCTCAAGAAGCTGCCCGGCCAGGAGCCGCCCGCGCTCCACGGCGAGGTGTCCCGCGAGCAGGAAGACCAGGTCGCGGCCTCCAATCCCTAG
- a CDS encoding aminotransferase class I/II-fold pyridoxal phosphate-dependent enzyme has product MRIPDFDLERYFARWEFAAPYLLCASDVEGWRMADLLALASPEDRARWDGLTLGYTETPGLPALRQAIAGMYPGLSSEDVLTFAGAQEALFVTMNVLLGPGTHAVVTWPGYQSLYEVGRATGADVTLLPLREEDGWALDLDALTAALRPDTRMVVVNFPHNPTGSLPDRATFQKLCALCEARGIHLFSDEVYRLLEYDANDTLPPAASCFPKGVSLGVMSKAFGLAGLRVGWLATRDVALLARCRAFKDYTSLCNSAPSELLSLIALRARERVLERSRGLLTANLALLDAFFARHADTFHWVRPRAGSVAFPRLLRNIPVARFTESLITREGVLLLPGDVYGFPGNHFRLGLGRANLPEALERLERFVREGGLDALT; this is encoded by the coding sequence ATGCGCATCCCCGACTTCGACCTGGAGCGGTACTTCGCGCGCTGGGAGTTCGCCGCGCCCTACCTGCTGTGCGCCTCCGACGTGGAGGGCTGGCGCATGGCGGACCTGCTGGCGCTCGCGTCGCCGGAGGACCGCGCCCGCTGGGACGGGTTGACGCTGGGCTACACGGAGACGCCCGGCCTGCCCGCGCTGCGCCAGGCCATCGCCGGGATGTACCCGGGCCTGTCCTCCGAGGACGTCCTCACCTTCGCGGGCGCGCAGGAGGCCCTGTTCGTCACGATGAACGTCCTGCTGGGCCCCGGCACGCACGCCGTCGTCACCTGGCCGGGCTACCAGTCGCTGTACGAGGTGGGGCGCGCCACCGGCGCGGACGTGACGCTGCTTCCGCTGCGCGAGGAGGACGGCTGGGCGCTGGACCTGGACGCGCTCACCGCGGCGCTGCGCCCCGACACGCGCATGGTCGTCGTGAACTTCCCGCACAACCCCACGGGCTCGCTGCCGGACCGCGCCACCTTCCAGAAGCTGTGCGCGCTGTGCGAGGCGCGCGGCATCCACCTCTTCTCCGACGAGGTGTACCGCCTGCTGGAGTACGACGCGAACGACACGCTGCCGCCCGCCGCGTCGTGCTTCCCCAAGGGCGTGAGCCTGGGCGTGATGTCCAAGGCGTTCGGCCTGGCGGGGCTGCGCGTGGGCTGGCTCGCGACCCGGGACGTGGCGCTGCTGGCGCGCTGCCGCGCCTTCAAGGACTACACCTCGCTCTGCAACAGCGCCCCCAGCGAGCTGTTGTCCCTCATCGCCCTGCGCGCCCGCGAGCGCGTGCTGGAGCGCAGCCGCGGCCTGCTCACCGCGAACCTCGCGCTGCTGGACGCCTTCTTCGCGCGCCACGCGGACACCTTCCACTGGGTGCGCCCGCGCGCCGGCAGCGTGGCCTTCCCCCGTCTGTTGCGAAACATTCCGGTGGCTCGTTTCACTGAGTCACTGATTACCCGCGAGGGTGTCTTGCTGTTGCCGGGTGACGTGTATGGCTTTCCGGGCAATCACTTCCGGTTGGGGTTGGGACGCGCCAACCTGCCGGAAGCACTGGAGCGCCTGGAACGCTTCGTACGAGAGGGCGGTCTGGACGCGCTGACGTGA
- a CDS encoding PP2C family protein-serine/threonine phosphatase yields the protein MRFESAGQTHIGRRPHNEDAYCVLPERGLFVVADGLGGQEGGEVASQCVVDTFAGFSDRLDRDRDGTWPDAVDPARSREENYLAACTALAQRTLRVRRVGKLKEMASTVVALAVGERWAAVAHVGDSRLYRLREGRLESLTRDHSLIEELRAAGREPPGNPANLRHLITRALGTENAEPTLQRLETQPGDIFLLCSDGLYEPLGPELLKEQLRAPSAQAACDALVSAAYEAGGRDNITAVVLRVAV from the coding sequence ATGAGATTCGAGAGCGCGGGGCAGACCCACATCGGGCGCAGGCCGCACAACGAGGACGCGTACTGCGTGCTGCCCGAACGAGGGCTTTTCGTGGTGGCGGACGGGTTGGGCGGGCAGGAGGGCGGGGAGGTCGCCAGCCAGTGCGTGGTGGACACCTTCGCGGGCTTCAGCGACCGGCTGGACCGGGACCGCGACGGCACCTGGCCGGACGCGGTGGACCCCGCCCGGAGCCGCGAGGAGAACTACCTGGCCGCGTGCACCGCGCTCGCCCAGCGCACCCTGCGCGTGCGCCGCGTGGGCAAGCTCAAGGAGATGGCCTCCACGGTGGTGGCGCTCGCGGTGGGGGAGCGCTGGGCCGCGGTGGCCCACGTGGGCGACAGCCGCCTGTACCGCCTGCGCGAGGGCCGCCTGGAGTCGCTCACGCGCGACCACTCGCTCATCGAGGAGCTGCGCGCGGCCGGGCGTGAGCCGCCCGGCAACCCGGCCAACCTGCGCCATCTCATCACCCGCGCCTTGGGCACGGAGAACGCGGAGCCCACCCTGCAGCGGCTGGAGACTCAGCCCGGGGACATCTTCCTGCTGTGCTCGGACGGGCTGTATGAGCCGCTGGGCCCGGAGTTGCTCAAGGAGCAGCTGCGCGCGCCCTCCGCCCAGGCCGCGTGCGACGCGCTCGTCTCCGCCGCGTACGAGGCCGGGGGCCGCGACAACATCACCGCCGTGGTGCTGCGCGTGGCGGTCTGA